One Desulforhopalus sp. DNA segment encodes these proteins:
- the gdhA gene encoding NADP-specific glutamate dehydrogenase codes for MENIKFVLDRDPQEREFQQAVHEVFESIQPVLDKNPQYRRQAILERIVEPERVILFRVPWIDDQGQVRVNRGFRIQMNSAIGPYKGGLRFHPSVNLSILKFLAFEQVFKNALTSLPMGGGKGGADFDPKGKSENEVMRFCQSFMTELFRYIGPNTDVPAGDIGVGAREIGYLFGMYKKLAGEFTGVLTGKSLNWGGSLIRPEATGYGCVYFAAEMLATRSQTLEGKTCLVSGAGNVAQYTIEKLLDLGAKPVTCSDSSGYIYDPQGIDRAKLAFLKDLKNLRRGRVSAYAEKYPEAVYTAADHDLGYNPLWNHKADCAFPCATQNEINEQDANNLVNNGVTALAEGANMPTTPEGVNIFLDHKLLYGPGKAANAGGVSVSGLEMSQNSMRLNWPREEVDKRLKGIMQNIHRMCKETAEHYGAPGNYVVGANIAGFVKVVNSMIDQGVV; via the coding sequence ATGGAGAATATTAAATTTGTACTCGACAGAGACCCGCAGGAACGGGAATTTCAACAGGCCGTGCATGAAGTTTTCGAGTCCATCCAGCCGGTGCTGGACAAGAATCCGCAGTACCGCCGTCAGGCGATCCTGGAACGTATTGTCGAGCCGGAGCGGGTCATTCTGTTTCGGGTGCCGTGGATCGATGACCAGGGACAGGTCCGGGTCAACCGGGGCTTTCGCATCCAGATGAACAGCGCCATCGGCCCATACAAGGGCGGCCTGCGTTTCCATCCCTCGGTGAATCTCAGTATCCTCAAGTTCCTGGCCTTCGAGCAGGTTTTCAAGAATGCATTGACCTCGCTGCCCATGGGCGGCGGGAAGGGGGGGGCGGATTTCGATCCCAAGGGCAAGTCGGAAAATGAAGTCATGCGTTTCTGCCAGAGCTTTATGACCGAGCTGTTTCGTTATATTGGGCCAAACACCGATGTGCCAGCGGGTGATATCGGTGTTGGCGCCCGGGAGATCGGCTATCTCTTTGGCATGTATAAAAAGCTGGCGGGCGAGTTCACCGGTGTCCTCACCGGCAAGAGCCTCAATTGGGGCGGCAGCCTCATTCGTCCCGAGGCCACCGGCTACGGCTGTGTCTACTTTGCCGCGGAGATGCTGGCGACGCGCAGCCAAACCCTGGAAGGCAAGACCTGTCTGGTCTCCGGGGCCGGAAACGTCGCCCAGTACACCATCGAAAAACTCCTCGATCTTGGCGCCAAACCGGTGACCTGCTCTGATTCCTCCGGCTATATCTATGATCCGCAGGGCATCGACCGGGCCAAACTGGCCTTTCTCAAGGATTTGAAAAACCTTCGCCGCGGCCGGGTCAGTGCCTATGCCGAAAAGTATCCGGAAGCGGTCTATACCGCTGCCGATCATGACCTCGGCTACAATCCGCTATGGAACCATAAGGCCGACTGCGCCTTCCCCTGTGCCACCCAGAACGAAATCAACGAGCAGGATGCCAACAACCTGGTGAACAATGGCGTCACTGCACTAGCCGAAGGTGCGAATATGCCGACCACTCCGGAAGGCGTCAATATCTTCCTCGACCATAAACTGCTGTACGGACCGGGGAAAGCCGCCAATGCCGGCGGGGTTTCCGTTTCCGGGCTGGAGATGTCGCAGAACTCCATGCGCCTCAACTGGCCGCGTGAGGAGGTTGATAAACGGTTGAAGGGGATTATGCAGAATATTCACCGGATGTGTAAGGAAACCGCCGAGCACTATGGTGCTCCCGGCAACTATGTGGTGGGGGCCAACATCGCCGGCTTTGTCAAGGTGGTCAATTCGATGATTGACCAGGGCGTGGTGTAG
- a CDS encoding 2-oxoacid:acceptor oxidoreductase family protein, translated as MQAFNIYLCGVGGQGIGLLSEILLRASDYAGYCAKAVDTHGLAQRGGTVISQIRLGDMVHTPLIPERGADLVVALERHEALRAVQAALRDGGTLVYYDTALQPLGVRLGREDEISTDVLDAACAQRGIGVCRVSRTNIPDTRMENIVVLSTIHRQKLIPGLETDHFLRAMEDLLSGAVLAANLQLFHQA; from the coding sequence ATGCAAGCTTTCAATATCTATCTATGCGGTGTCGGTGGCCAGGGAATAGGCCTTCTCTCGGAAATCCTGTTGCGGGCCTCGGATTATGCCGGCTATTGCGCCAAGGCGGTGGATACTCATGGCCTGGCCCAGCGCGGCGGCACGGTGATTTCCCAGATCCGCCTCGGCGACATGGTTCATACGCCGCTCATCCCGGAAAGAGGAGCCGATCTGGTGGTTGCCCTGGAGCGCCACGAAGCCCTGCGTGCCGTGCAGGCGGCCCTGCGCGATGGCGGCACCCTGGTGTATTACGATACGGCGCTGCAACCCTTGGGGGTGAGACTGGGCAGGGAAGATGAGATCAGCACCGATGTGCTCGACGCGGCATGCGCCCAGCGGGGGATAGGGGTCTGTCGTGTGTCACGGACCAATATCCCCGATACCAGGATGGAAAATATCGTTGTGCTGTCGACAATTCATCGGCAGAAACTGATTCCCGGCCTGGAAACGGACCACTTCCTCCGAGCCATGGAAGATCTGCTGAGTGGAGCGGTGCTTGCGGCAAATCTCCAGCTTTTTCACCAGGCTTGA
- a CDS encoding 4Fe-4S binding protein, giving the protein MQKLRAILHILFTFDPAARLDLFRAFPAIRRFFSHRSNIAILRTFGDIAFSGLIILGIFGPQDPERNITLFLAWGVWWTGVVLSWFFVGKLWCGVCPFLGIGRLLQKIGLSFNLEPPHALRRNFIHIAVLLFAAIIWAEAVTDLKHSPLGTALLLLSILAGATIMAVLFKHQAWCRYVCPLGKIIGAGATMSMIELRASQETCRTCRKTACKKGRPGLRGCPVYLGAHNVRNSLDCLLCGRCVLLCEKDSPRLLLRNPFVEVVAARGRELTSILIIPFLAGSQWARFIQESDWYFATLQSTGMPPPVIFTALLLLCFFAFIGLVSLGNRFLGTKKTGLPLQSSPMIPVLTPLALSGELIYRLDYLLTEAGKFPAVIAGQFNLPGTGLSFTIHPWLLNGLSLLLLVLGALGSLYVISLFQRSKATSMPDARSRQVLRLMVAGVALVYLLLIL; this is encoded by the coding sequence ATGCAGAAACTGAGAGCTATTCTTCACATTCTCTTCACCTTCGATCCGGCGGCGCGGCTCGACCTCTTTCGCGCCTTCCCGGCCATTCGCAGATTTTTCTCCCACCGCTCGAATATCGCCATCCTCAGAACCTTTGGCGATATAGCCTTTTCGGGCCTGATCATCCTGGGGATCTTCGGGCCTCAGGACCCAGAGCGCAATATCACCCTGTTTCTTGCCTGGGGTGTGTGGTGGACCGGGGTGGTGTTGAGCTGGTTTTTCGTCGGCAAACTGTGGTGCGGGGTCTGCCCTTTTCTTGGGATCGGCCGTCTGCTGCAGAAGATAGGTCTTAGCTTCAACCTTGAGCCGCCGCACGCCCTGCGCCGCAATTTCATTCATATCGCCGTCCTGCTTTTCGCCGCGATCATCTGGGCCGAAGCGGTCACCGACCTGAAACACAGCCCGCTCGGTACCGCCTTGCTGCTGCTGTCCATCCTCGCCGGCGCGACCATTATGGCCGTGCTGTTCAAGCACCAGGCCTGGTGCCGCTATGTCTGTCCCTTGGGTAAAATCATTGGAGCAGGCGCCACGATGTCAATGATTGAGCTCCGGGCCAGTCAGGAAACCTGCCGGACCTGCCGTAAAACCGCCTGCAAGAAGGGACGGCCGGGCCTGCGCGGTTGCCCGGTGTATCTCGGCGCCCACAATGTCCGCAATAGCCTTGACTGCCTGCTCTGCGGCCGTTGTGTCCTGCTCTGCGAAAAGGATTCACCGCGCCTGCTGCTCCGCAATCCCTTTGTTGAGGTGGTAGCCGCCAGGGGCCGCGAACTTACCAGCATCTTGATCATACCCTTTCTCGCCGGTTCCCAGTGGGCACGGTTCATCCAGGAAAGTGACTGGTATTTTGCCACCTTGCAATCGACCGGGATGCCTCCGCCGGTCATCTTCACTGCTCTGCTGCTTCTCTGCTTCTTCGCTTTTATCGGCCTTGTCAGCCTTGGCAACCGCTTCCTGGGGACGAAGAAGACGGGCTTACCCCTCCAGTCCTCACCGATGATTCCGGTGCTCACCCCTCTGGCCCTGAGCGGCGAATTGATCTACCGCCTCGACTACCTTCTCACCGAAGCGGGGAAGTTCCCGGCGGTAATCGCCGGGCAATTCAATCTGCCGGGCACCGGTCTTTCGTTTACTATACATCCCTGGCTGTTGAATGGATTGTCGCTGCTTCTTCTTGTCCTGGGCGCCCTTGGCAGTCTCTATGTCATTTCCCTGTTTCAGCGCAGCAAGGCCACCTCCATGCCCGATGCCCGGTCCCGGCAGGTGCTGCGGCTCATGGTCGCTGGAGTGGCCCTCGTCTATCTGCTGTTGATCCTTTAG